Below is a window of Rhodopseudomonas sp. P2A-2r DNA.
TTCGAACCGGTTCGCGCTACTACCTCTAACGGCCATCAGTGGCCGGTGCGATGAGTTCGATAGAGGTGCAGGACTCGCCGATTGACGCGCAGCAAAAAATTACTTCTAATTGCTGCATGTTTAGTCGGCGGCCGGTTCCAACAGGGGACAGCGCGTGGCAAAAGACAGTGGTCAAAAATTTATTCGCCGAAATCGCCCTCCGCGGGTTCATATCACCTACGAAAATCCGGCGAACGCCGAAGAAAAGGTCGAAATTCCTTTCGTCATGGGTGTGATGTCGGATCTGTCCGGCAATACGCCAGGTGTTGAAAAGGACGAGATGCACGCGCGCAAATTTCTCGATATCGACATGGATAATCTCGACGCGCGCATGGCGGCCATTCAGCCGGGCGTAAGTTTCCGGGTCGACAACAAGCTCTCGGACAGCAGTGGCGACAAGATCGGCGTCAGCCTGCGTTTCAACAAGATGGCTGACTTCGAGCCTGCGGCCGTCGCACGACAAGTGCCCGCGGTCGCCAAGCTGCTCGAAGCGCGAACGCAGCTTGCAAACCTCGTTCGGTACATGGACGGCAAAGTCGCGGCAGAGGATCAGCTGCGCAAGCTGCTGTCCGATCCTGAGCTCATGGCCGCAGTGAAGAATCGCGCAACCGACAAGGGCGGCGAAGGTAACGGTACGACCTAACGAACCCGAACATTGGAAAGTCCAGTCATGGCGACTGAAAAAGCCCACGCCGAACAAGGTGCGCTGGTCGAAACACGCGAAGCGGACGAATTTCAGGAACTGCTTAAAAAAGCTTCAAGCCAAGGACGGAACGGGCCGCGACGGAAGTCGAGAACGCCGTCAAGACGCTAGTTGAGCAGGCACTTGCGGACACCAGCCTGATCAAGGCGGACGTTCTCGATACGCTGGAAGAGATGATCGCTCAGCTCGACAAGAAGCTGTCCGCTCAGATGAATGAGATCATTCACGCGCCCGAGTTCCAGCAGATCGAAAGCGCCTGGCGCGGCCTCAAGCACATGGTTTTCCAGTCGGAGACCGACGCGATGCTTAAAATCCGCGTCATGAACGTGTCCAAAAACGAACTGTATCGCCACCTTCGGCAGTATCCCAACGCAGCCTGGGACCAGAGCCCGCTGTTCAAGAAGATCTACGAAGAGGAATTCGGCCAGCTCGGCGGGCAGCCCTATGGCTGCCTGGTCGGCGACTTCTATTTCAGCCACATGCCGACCGACGTGCAGCTTCTGCGCGACCTCAGCAAGATTGCGGCTGCGGCGCATGCGCCGTTCTTTGCCGCCGCAGATTCGACCCTAATGGGCATGGATTCGTGGAACGAACTCATGAATCCGCGCGACCTCAGCAAGTTGTTCGACACGCCCGAATATGCGGCCTGGAAGTCTCTGCGGGATTCCGACGACGCGCGATATGTCGGGCTGTGCATGCCGCGTGTGCTGGCGCGTCTTCCATATGGCTCGAAGACCGAACCCGTCGACGAATTCGCCTTCGAGGAGGACACCGACGGTCATCGGGGCGAGAAATATGCCTGGATGAACGCAGCCTATGCGATGGCTGCCAACATCAACCGGGCATTCAAGGAGCACGGGTGGTGTGCCCGCATTCGCGGCGTGCAATCGGGCGGCGAGGTCGACGACCTGCCGTCTCACACCTTTCCGACCGATGACGGCGGCGTCGACATGAAGTGCCCGACCGAAATCGCGATCAGCGACCGCCGTGAGGCGGAACTGGCCAAGTCGGGACTGATCCCGCTCATTCACCGCAAGAACACCGATCGCGCGGCATTTATCGGCGCCCAATCACTGTTCAAGCCGAAAGCCTACCAGAACAATGTTCAGGCAACGGCATCGAGCAACCTGTCTTCCCGGCTGCCTTACATGTTCGCGGTCTGTCGTTTTGCGCACTATCTAAAATGCATGGTTCGCGACAAGGTCGGCTCCTACTACGAGAAGGAGCAGCTGGAGAAGTGGCTGACCAACTGGATCAGCGAATATGTCGATGCTGATCCGAAGAACTCCAGCGAAGCAACCAAATGCCGCCGCCCGCTCGCCGGCGCCAAGATCAACATCGTCGAGAACGAAGAGAACCCCGGCTATTACTCAGCGACCTTCGAGTTGCGGCCGCATTTTCAGCTTGAAGGAATGGATATCGGCCTTCGACTGGTTTCGCGACTGCCAATCGCAAAGTGAAAAGCGATTGAACCTGTCGTCGATCGATACCGACAAATAGCCGAGCCGTACTGACACCGAACGGACGGCGAAGACGCGGTCGCATCAAACCTTGGCGTTGACATTGGAGAATGAATAAATGGCCGAGATGTTCTTGAAGCTTGACGACGTGCAGGGTGAATCGCAAGACCTCGCCCATCCGAACGAAATCGAAATCAACAGTTGGGGCTGGAGCGTAGACAATCCTGCCTCGTTCAAGGTCGGTCAGGGTGGGCAATCGACCCAGGCCAATTTCAGCTCCATTCACGTCAACAAGATTTGCGACAAGGCCTCGATCACGCTGTTCAAGGCGTGTGCGACAGGCAAACATATCGGTTCAGGAAAAATCACCTGCCGAAAGTTGGATGGTGACAGCAAGGTTGATTATCTGACGATCGACCTCAAGGACATCATGGTCAGCAACGTATCCTGGAGCGGCTCCGGTTCCGAGCAGATTCTTCATGAGACTGTTTCGCTAGTGTTCGCGGAATTCAAGCAGACTTACAAGCTGCAGCAGGACACCGGCGATGCCGGCGGAGCGACGGATTTCGGGTTCGATATTCAGTCTCAGAAGATCAGTTGATGATCGCGCATTCGAGGCGCCCTCGCTCCGCGCAAGGGCGCCAGATGCGTGACGCGGACAGACTTTGTTTGGTGGCAATCGGATCGGGTCCGGCATGGCAGATGTAACGAAGAAGTCCCGCCTGAGCCCGCCGCTGATGTACGCGTTCCGCGCGGCGCATGAAGCCAAGGACGCAGCCCTGAAAGCCGATCTACGCAACGAGGCCGGCGATCGTATTATTGCCGGCCGTCGCGTGCGGGGCCGACAGGTCATCACCGAGGACCTGCTGCGGCGCGAGGTCTCCCGCGATCTGGAGGCTCTGCTCAATACGGTGGCGCTGGAATCAACCATCGAGATGGATGATTTTCCATACGCACGCAGATCGATCATCAATTTCGGCATTCCCGATATTTCTCATCGCACGATCGATGAGATTGGCGTCAACCACATTCCCGGTGAACTAAAGCAGGCGATCACGAACTACGAGCCGCGGCTGGCCCAGGCATCGCTTCATATAGAGAGAGACAACACGGTCGATGCGGCGGAGCTCAGAATCAGATTCGTGGTGAACGCCGATCTGACATGCGATCCGGTCAACATCCCCGTCCAGTTCGTCGCCGACGTCATCGACACCGGCAAGATCATCGTGAATCGTCTGTGATCCGGTCATGAACAGAGAATTTCTCGATCTGTATAATCGAGAACTTCAGCTGCTTCATGAGCAAACGCGCGATTTTGCCGACGAATATCCCGGCGTCGCAGAGCGGCTGGGCGGCCTGCTCGAGGATCGGATCGATCCGATGATCGACGGCCTGCTCGAAGGCGCGGCTTTTCTCGCCGCCCGCGTTCAGCTGAAGCTCAAGCACGAATTTCCGGAATTCACCTCCAATCTGCTCGAGCAGCTGGTTCCCCACTATCTCGCGCCGACGCCCTCGATGATGCTGGTTCGCGTCGAACCGATATATGGCGATCCCGCCTTGCGCGACGGGCATGCGGTCCCCCGCGGATCCTACGTCGATGCCACATTCCGCCAGATCGACCGGCAGATCGCATGCCGCTATCGCCTCTCGGCGGGAATTACGATTTGGCCTTTCGAACTGACCGGCGCCGAGTACTTCTCGTCGCCCGCCCCGCTTCAGGCGCTGGGGGTCCGTGCCGGCGCCGGCGTGCGAGCCGGCATGCGCCTGACGCTGACCTACAGATCGACCGCGCGGCGCGAGGACGAGCCGTCGGACGCCGAGGTCGCGAAGAAGCCGGATGCCCTGTTCGCGGGCTGCAAGACCACGGATTTGCCGCTGTATTTCGTCGGCCCGGAAGCCGACTCCGTGGCGCTGTACGAGCAGGTTCTTGCGCATTGCAAAGGGGTCTACTTCCGTCATCTCGACGAATTCGGCGATCCTGTCGTGTACAGCGCGCCGCCCGAGATGGTGCAGCAGGTCGGCTTCGGGCGCGACGAAACGCTATTTCCGAACGATCATCGCGTATTCGAGGGTTTCGACCTGCTGCGCGAGTTTTTCGTGTTCCCCGGCAAATTTCTCGGCCTCAATCTCAGCCGGCTCGACGAGGTCATGCCTCGCCTGAAGGCAAAGACGATCGATATCCTGTTCTGCTTCGACGAGGTGAATTCGCGCCTGCCGGCGGCGGTCCAGCCCGCGATGTTTGCATTCTACGCCGCGCCGGCGATCAATCTGTTCGAGAAGACGACCGATCGAATTCCCGCGACATCGAGCCAGCACGAATATCACGTCGTGCCTGACCGGAGTCACTATCTCGACTTCGAGCCGCATCGGCTGCTCGACGTATTCGCGCATTACCCCGGCGGTCAGGACAAAGTCCCGGTCAAACCGCTTTATGCGGCGTCGCTCGACGGCCAGGTCGCATCGGACGTCTACTATACGACCCGCCGGCTTCCGCGCCGGCGCAGCGTCGAAGAGAAGCGCGTCGGCTTTTCCTCGGACTATACCGGGACCGACATGTTCATTTCGCTCAGCGCCGCCGGCGGCACCGACGACGCCAACGCGATTTCGGAACTGAGCGTGCGCGCGCTGTGCTCGAACCGGCATCTGACCGAGCATCTCCCGGTCGGCACCGGAGGCGCGGACTTCCATCTGATCGACGATTTCACGCTGGATCTGACCTGCGTCGCCGGCCCGACGCCGCCGCGCGAACCTGTCGTGACGCAGTTGCGCAGTCGCGGCGAGACGGCTCATACCGGCACTGTCACGTGGCGCCTCGTGAACATGCTCAGCACCAACCATCTGGGCCTGGTCCAGCGCGCAGCCGGCAACGACGCTCAGGCGCTGCGCGAAATACTGACGATGTTTGCCAATACGAACGATGCCGTGGCCGAGCGTCGTATCCGCGGCGTGCGCAGCGTCGACAGCCGGCCGATCGTCCGCCGAATGCGGCAGCGCAGCGGCATCGGCGCTGGCAGGGGTATCGAGATCACCGTCACGATCGACGAGAAGGTTTTCGAGGGAAGCGGCATTTTCCTGCTCGGGGCAGTGCTGGAACGGTTCTTCTCCGAATATGCCGGCTTCAATCACTTTACACAGACCGTCATCCGCTCCGTCGAGCGCGGCGAGATCATGCGCTGGCCGCCACGTATCGGTACACGGAGGCCGCTATGATCGATCGGGGCGCAACGTGACACTCTTCGATAACCTGGAGAAGGAACCGTGGCGCTTCGACTATTTCGCCGTCCTGCGACAGCTCGAACGCACGTTCGCCGACTTGCCGCGTATCGGCGGCAGCACGTCGCAGCGCGATGAACTGGTCAGGCTCGGGCAGGATCCATTTATGGACTTCCCGGCGTCCAACCTCGCGCGCATCTCGCTGCAGGACGGCAAGCCGCCGAAGATTTACGTGAAATATATGGGCCTGCTGGGACCGCAGGGCCCGCTGCCCCTGGCCACGACCGAGGAAGCTTTCCAGTATGTCCTCGCGCAAGACGACGCCTTTCCTCGCTTCCTCGATGTCTTCAACCACCGGTTCATCCAGTTGTTCTACCGCGCCTGGGCGGACTCCCGGCCGATCGTTCAACATGACCGCCCTCATGACGACCGCTTCATCGCCTATATCGGATCGGCCATCGGCATTGGATCGGGCCCCTATCAGGATCGAGACAGCATCCCTGATGTGACCAAGCTCGGCTTTTCCGGTCTGATGGGAGCGCAGGCCAGATCCGCGTCGCGACTGACAGACGCCATTTGCGGATTGTTTGCGGTCGACGCGGAAGTCGAAGAGTTTGTCGGCACGCGACTTGAGATCGAGCGCGCAGAATGGACGTTTATCGGTCAGAGCTACAACATCCTTGGCGACGGCGCCTTGCTCGGACGGACCGTGTTCAGCGTGCAGGACAAGATCCGGGTCCGGATCTTCACCAAAAATCTGGCGCAATACATCCAGTTTCTGCCAACCGGCGACCTCTGCGAACCGCTCGCCGATCTGGTGTTTCTGTATAACGGCGAGCAACTGGATTGGGACGCGGAACTGGCCATTCCGGCCGGTGCCGCGGAGCCCGTCAG
It encodes the following:
- the tssB gene encoding type VI secretion system contractile sheath small subunit, encoding MAKDSGQKFIRRNRPPRVHITYENPANAEEKVEIPFVMGVMSDLSGNTPGVEKDEMHARKFLDIDMDNLDARMAAIQPGVSFRVDNKLSDSSGDKIGVSLRFNKMADFEPAAVARQVPAVAKLLEARTQLANLVRYMDGKVAAEDQLRKLLSDPELMAAVKNRATDKGGEGNGTT
- a CDS encoding Hcp family type VI secretion system effector translates to MAEMFLKLDDVQGESQDLAHPNEIEINSWGWSVDNPASFKVGQGGQSTQANFSSIHVNKICDKASITLFKACATGKHIGSGKITCRKLDGDSKVDYLTIDLKDIMVSNVSWSGSGSEQILHETVSLVFAEFKQTYKLQQDTGDAGGATDFGFDIQSQKIS
- the tssF gene encoding type VI secretion system baseplate subunit TssF; its protein translation is MNREFLDLYNRELQLLHEQTRDFADEYPGVAERLGGLLEDRIDPMIDGLLEGAAFLAARVQLKLKHEFPEFTSNLLEQLVPHYLAPTPSMMLVRVEPIYGDPALRDGHAVPRGSYVDATFRQIDRQIACRYRLSAGITIWPFELTGAEYFSSPAPLQALGVRAGAGVRAGMRLTLTYRSTARREDEPSDAEVAKKPDALFAGCKTTDLPLYFVGPEADSVALYEQVLAHCKGVYFRHLDEFGDPVVYSAPPEMVQQVGFGRDETLFPNDHRVFEGFDLLREFFVFPGKFLGLNLSRLDEVMPRLKAKTIDILFCFDEVNSRLPAAVQPAMFAFYAAPAINLFEKTTDRIPATSSQHEYHVVPDRSHYLDFEPHRLLDVFAHYPGGQDKVPVKPLYAASLDGQVASDVYYTTRRLPRRRSVEEKRVGFSSDYTGTDMFISLSAAGGTDDANAISELSVRALCSNRHLTEHLPVGTGGADFHLIDDFTLDLTCVAGPTPPREPVVTQLRSRGETAHTGTVTWRLVNMLSTNHLGLVQRAAGNDAQALREILTMFANTNDAVAERRIRGVRSVDSRPIVRRMRQRSGIGAGRGIEITVTIDEKVFEGSGIFLLGAVLERFFSEYAGFNHFTQTVIRSVERGEIMRWPPRIGTRRPL
- the tssE gene encoding type VI secretion system baseplate subunit TssE, yielding MADVTKKSRLSPPLMYAFRAAHEAKDAALKADLRNEAGDRIIAGRRVRGRQVITEDLLRREVSRDLEALLNTVALESTIEMDDFPYARRSIINFGIPDISHRTIDEIGVNHIPGELKQAITNYEPRLAQASLHIERDNTVDAAELRIRFVVNADLTCDPVNIPVQFVADVIDTGKIIVNRL
- the tssG gene encoding type VI secretion system baseplate subunit TssG encodes the protein MPASITLHRPSSAPSSAARSCAGRHVSVHGGRYDRSGRNVTLFDNLEKEPWRFDYFAVLRQLERTFADLPRIGGSTSQRDELVRLGQDPFMDFPASNLARISLQDGKPPKIYVKYMGLLGPQGPLPLATTEEAFQYVLAQDDAFPRFLDVFNHRFIQLFYRAWADSRPIVQHDRPHDDRFIAYIGSAIGIGSGPYQDRDSIPDVTKLGFSGLMGAQARSASRLTDAICGLFAVDAEVEEFVGTRLEIERAEWTFIGQSYNILGDGALLGRTVFSVQDKIRVRIFTKNLAQYIQFLPTGDLCEPLADLVFLYNGEQLDWDAELAIPAGAAEPVRLGRFGQLGWTSWMAPNWTGTESFRRDARFHPTERMKLKRKNMARNQ